ATTACGGGAGTGTTGCCAAACGCTACTTTTCTTAGTGGGCCAGGACTCGACAAAAGCACAGCTACCCCATGGCCGGGCTGCTCTACCTTTCTCTCGCTACCCCACGAAGCACATTCTTGGTTCTGCTCGTTTCAGTTGGGCTAAAGCTGGCGGGTATTTCACTAGTGTTTTCAGGTGTTTCGCCAATTGGCGGACGTTATGGGCACAGGCGTCCATTAACGCCTGGATATGTACGGCCGGGTTGCCCCGATATAGCCCGGCGGATGGTATGATTGTTTTTCAGATCGGCATTTACCGTTTCCGCCCAGCACTTCCGTTTCTGTCGCCTTTGACCTACACACTAGTTTAAGCAAGCGGAAATCTGCTTTTGACCGTGTGCTGGCGGTAGGCTCGGGTTCTGGGTAGCCTTAGCCATTTCTCGCGTCTTCAGCAATCATAGGAAGTCCCCAATAATCTATCAGCATCCTGCCAACCTTTGTATCAGCACAAAATCGCTGTTAACTTTGTTGAGGGAAAAGGTGGTACTAGACCAGTGGCACCTCCGGCAAAGAAGGAATTTTGGCTCTGGTGGCGAAGCTAAGAACAATAACCGCTACTGAGTTGGGCATCGCGCAACCTGGGTTGGGAATAAGGCCAATCTGGCGTTATGTACAAGCTGCGGCGTGTAGAGCAGGGCAAGCATGGGCTGTTGCTGCAGAGCAAAGGTGCAGTAGGCACGATCTACACAACGCCATGCCCTAGTAAGCAGTAAAGGCGCACCAACTAAGCCATAACTAATCCATAGCCCAGTTAGAAAGGAAAGGAGAAGATGCCGTTGAAGACCGCCGAAGAGTACGTAGATAGCTTGCGCCAGAAAAAAATGAAGGTTTACGCTTTTGGAGAAGAATATGCTACCGTGGTTGACCACCCTCTGTTTAAGCCCCATGTCGAGGCTGCCGCCATGACCTATGCCCTGGCCCACGATCCCTTGCATGAGGACCTTTTGACCGCTACTTCTCACCTTACGGGCAAAAAGATCAACCGCTTCACCCACATCCACCAGAGCACCCAGGATCTGGTCAAGAAGGTGAAAATGCTCAGGGCCATCTCCCACCGCACCGGCACCTGCTTTCAGCGCTGCGTGGGCTTTGATGCCTTAAACGCCCTGTATTCGGTGACCTATGAGATTGACCAGGAAATGGGCACCAGCTACCATGAGCGCATGCGCCGTTACGTTGAATACGTCCAGGAAAACGACCTGATGTTTAGTGGCTCCATGACCGACCCGAAGGGGGACCGGTCCCTCCGCCCCGGCCAGCAGGCCGATCCCGATCTCTACGTCCACATTGTGGAGAGGCGTAAAGACGGCATCGTCATCCGCGGGGCCAAGGCCCACCAGACCGGCATCGTCAACTCCCACGAGATGCTGATCATGCCCACCATTGCCCTGACCGAGGATGACAAGGACTATGCCGTAGCCTGCGCCGTGCCCACCGATGCCCCCGGGGTATTCCACGTCTTCGGCCGCCAGACCAACGACGAGCGCCGCCTGTCATGCCAGATCGATCAGGGCAACGCCCGCTTCGGCATCGTGGGCGGCGAGGCGTTGACCGTGCTTGAAGACGTGTTTGTCCCCTGGGAGCGGGTGTTCATGTGCGGGGAGTACCAGTTTGCCGGCACCCTGGTGGAGCGCTTCGCCTCCTACCACCGCCAGAACTACGGCGGCTGTAAAGGGGGCCTGGCCGACATCATCATCGGTGCCACCTATGCCCTGGCCGAGGCCAACGGGGTGGCCAAGGCCTCCCACATCCGGGACAAGCTGGCAGAAATGATCCACCTTACTGAGACCATGTACCAGGGCTCTATCGCCTGCTCCGCCGAAGGCCATAAGCTCCCCTGCGGATCCTACTTCGTGGATCCGCTCCTGGCCAACGTCACCAAGCAGAACGTCACCCGCCATGTCTACGAGATTGCCCGCCTCTCCCACGACCTGGCCGGGGGCCTGATTGCCACCCTGCCCTCGGAGAAGGACTTTGAGCACCCTGAAATCGGCCCCTATCTGAAGAAGTACTTCCGGGGCAAGGCCGACTTTAGCACCGAGTACCGGGTCCGGATTGCCCGGCTCTTAGAGAACATGACCGGGGGCACCGCCCTGGTGGAGAGCATGCACGGGGCCGGTTCCCCCCAGGCCCAGAAAATTATGATGCTTCGCCAGGGGAACCTGGAGCAGAAAAAGCGCTGGGCCTTGGAGCTGGCCGGAGCCAAAGAGTAGCAGAGGAACGGCTAACCTAGCCTCTAAGCAAGGGCCGGGAGCAACGCAATCCTGGCCCTTGCGCCGTATACTTCTGCGCACTTCCAAGTCTTTGTACCGGGCCCTGGCAGAGAAGGCCAAGACTGATGGGGTGAAGACCCACTAGACAAGTCTGATCGCTTGTGGCTTGGTGAAGTACCCCCAATGTTAGGGTCTTGACAGGCAATGTTCCTGCAATGCTCCCCGGGAAGCGGATCTGCAAATCTGCAGCTGATAGGGACTTAGACAGGTCCTCTTAAGTGGGAATCTACCTATTAGCTAGCCCTATAGGTAACCTTCTGGTAAAATATTAAACGTGAATTTAGGAACATTGGGGCAGTTTGACCCGCGTAATTATTTCCCAACTATTATTTTGAGGTGAGGAACTTGCCAGCAACCACTCAAAGCCCAACCCCGGACGCCGTCCAAAGCCTTGCCCCATTGATGAACCCTGCCTCGGTGGCCATTATTGGCGCTTCCACCAATTTTGCCAAACCTGGGGGGCGACCGATTGAAGCCCTCAAGGAATACGGGTACCAAGGCCGGATCTATCCGGTCAACCCTAAGTATGACTACATTGGGGAGCTAAAGTGCTACCCCAGCATCCTGGAGGTGCCGGAGCCGGTGGATACCGCTATTATTTCGGTTCCGGCGGCTTCGGTTCTGGACGTGGTTAGCCAATGCGGCCAGCGGGGGGTAAAGTCGGTTATTATTTTCAGCTCCGGCTTTGCCGAGGTGGGCGGCGAGGGCAGAAAGTTACAGGACCGGCTAAAGCACCTGGCCCGCCAGAACGGAATCCGAGTATGCGGCCCCAACTGTTATGGCATCGTCAACGTTAAGAGCGGGGCCATGTGCACCTTCTCCGATAACGTCTTTAAACGCTTTCCCGACCACGGCAACTACTTTGGGTTTGTGAGCCAAAGCGGCGGCTTCGGCTGGCTGCTGTTTGATATGGCCCAAAAAGAGGGAGTAGGCTTTAGCTTCTTCGTCAGTTCCGGCAACGAGGCCGACGTGGACCTGGCCGACTACATGGCCTACATGCTCGAGGATCAAGATACCAAAGTCATCGGCTCCTACGTGGAGCAGATCCGCCATCCGGATAAGATGGCGCAGGTCGCCCGGCGAGCCTTGGAGCTAAAGAAACCCATCCTCATGTTTAAGGTGGGGACCTCGACGGTTGGCGCCCAGGCGGCTGCTTCCCATACCGGCGCCATGGCCGGCTCCGACCAAGTTTACGACGCCTTCTTCAAGCAAACCGGCATCGTCCGGGTCAAGACGGTGCCGGAAATGGCTACCTTTGCCCGTTTGGTGAAAGCAGGGCGTTTCCCGCGGGGAAAGCGGGTAGGCATCATGTCCGGCTCCGGCGGCGGGGCGGTGGTGCTGGCCGACCGCTGCGAGGAGATGGGCCTGGTGCTGCCGCAGCTCGACCCGGCTACCCAGGCGCGGATGGAGGAGATCCTGCCCGATTTTGCCTCCTGCCGGAACCCGGCCGACATTACCGGAGCCTTCCTGGCGGCACCGGAAGTGCTCTACCAGAGCGCCCTGGCATTCTTAAGCGATCCCAACATCGATATGGGAGTATTGTTGTTTGCCATTT
This portion of the Clostridia bacterium genome encodes:
- a CDS encoding acetate--CoA ligase family protein: MPATTQSPTPDAVQSLAPLMNPASVAIIGASTNFAKPGGRPIEALKEYGYQGRIYPVNPKYDYIGELKCYPSILEVPEPVDTAIISVPAASVLDVVSQCGQRGVKSVIIFSSGFAEVGGEGRKLQDRLKHLARQNGIRVCGPNCYGIVNVKSGAMCTFSDNVFKRFPDHGNYFGFVSQSGGFGWLLFDMAQKEGVGFSFFVSSGNEADVDLADYMAYMLEDQDTKVIGSYVEQIRHPDKMAQVARRALELKKPILMFKVGTSTVGAQAAASHTGAMAGSDQVYDAFFKQTGIVRVKTVPEMATFARLVKAGRFPRGKRVGIMSGSGGGAVVLADRCEEMGLVLPQLDPATQARMEEILPDFASCRNPADITGAFLAAPEVLYQSALAFLSDPNIDMGVLLFAISGHTGAQAAEMVAQVYRQVDKPLLVIALAPGEGEMSVRSMEILRQAGIPVALDFEAVKAMATLAEFAERARILISEPTLVSSPVGAPRAADRGEEAKEILRSLGARSGLRPELTEHQAKKLLSAYGIPVTKEEVATSPEEAVAIARRLGYPVVLKVESPDILHKTEAGGVKLGLAGDEEVRKAYAEILDSVCRYNPGAQVDGILVQEMLPKATEVIVGITQDATFGPVVVFGLGGILVEVMKDVSMRVAPLTRRDAEEMIREIKGYPILTGVRGRPAADLEALTQVLLRVSQLATDLSGIVKELDINPLMVFPKGRGVKAADALMVLTGQSGSALALAEAGSVPKVR
- a CDS encoding 4-hydroxyphenylacetate 3-hydroxylase family protein, whose translation is MPLKTAEEYVDSLRQKKMKVYAFGEEYATVVDHPLFKPHVEAAAMTYALAHDPLHEDLLTATSHLTGKKINRFTHIHQSTQDLVKKVKMLRAISHRTGTCFQRCVGFDALNALYSVTYEIDQEMGTSYHERMRRYVEYVQENDLMFSGSMTDPKGDRSLRPGQQADPDLYVHIVERRKDGIVIRGAKAHQTGIVNSHEMLIMPTIALTEDDKDYAVACAVPTDAPGVFHVFGRQTNDERRLSCQIDQGNARFGIVGGEALTVLEDVFVPWERVFMCGEYQFAGTLVERFASYHRQNYGGCKGGLADIIIGATYALAEANGVAKASHIRDKLAEMIHLTETMYQGSIACSAEGHKLPCGSYFVDPLLANVTKQNVTRHVYEIARLSHDLAGGLIATLPSEKDFEHPEIGPYLKKYFRGKADFSTEYRVRIARLLENMTGGTALVESMHGAGSPQAQKIMMLRQGNLEQKKRWALELAGAKE